One Pecten maximus chromosome 7, xPecMax1.1, whole genome shotgun sequence genomic window carries:
- the LOC117330751 gene encoding uncharacterized protein LOC117330751, whose translation MSENPPKDKLLDISSGSAPEELPKKQRLRMSENPQKDSLSDIASESAPEELSNKHRLRMSENPQKDRLSDIASGEAPEELSKKHRLRMSENPQKDSLSDIASGEAAEELSKKHRLRMSENPPKDSLSVISSENAPGKAETLSKRERLILSWLRG comes from the coding sequence ATGTCGGAAAATCCACCGAAGGATAAACTTTTAGACATCTCTTCCGGAAGTGCACCTGAGGAACTGCCAAAGAAGCAAAGGCTACGAATGTCGGAAAATCCACAGAAGGATAGTCTCTCAGATATTGCTTCCGAAAGTGCTCCTGAGGAACTGTCAAATAAGCACAGGCTTCGAATGTCGGAAAATCCACAGAAGGATAGGCTCTCAGATATTGCTTCCGGAGAAGCTCCCGAGGAACTGTCAAAGAAGCACAGGCTTCGAATGTCGGAAAATCCACAGAAGGATAGTCTCTCAGATATTGCTTCCGGAGAAGCTGCTGAGGAATTGTCAAAGAAGCACAGGCTTCGAATGTCGGAAAATCCACCGAAGGATAGTCTGTCAGTTATTTCTTCCGAAAATGCTCCTGGAAAGGCTGAGACATTGTCAAAGAGAGAAAGACTGATACTATCTTGGCTCAGAGGGTAg
- the LOC117331062 gene encoding uncharacterized protein LOC117331062 has protein sequence MSENSPKDSPSDIASGEAPEELSKKHRLRMSENPQKDSLSNIASGEAPEELSTKHRLRMSENPQKDRLSDIASGEAPEELSKKHRLRMSENPQKDRLSDIASGEAPEELSKKHRLRMSENPQKDRLSDIASGEAPEELSKKHRLRMSENPQKDSLSDIASGEAPEELSKKHRLRMSENPQKDRLSDIASGEAPEELSKKHRLRMSENPQKDRLSDIASGEAPEELSKKHRLRMSENPPKDRLSDIASGEAPEELSKKHRLRMSENPQKDSLSDIASGEAPEELSKKHRLRMLENPQKDSLSDIVSGNASEKAQRLSKRERLILSWLRG, from the coding sequence ATGTCGGAAAATTCACCGAAGGATAGTCCCTCAGATATTGCTTCCGGAGAAGCTCCCGAGGAACTGTCAAAGAAGCACAGGCTTCGAATGTCGGAAAATCCACAGAAGGATAGTCTCTCAAATATTGCTTCCGGAGAAGCTCCCGAGGAACTGTCAACGAAGCACAGGCTTCGAATGTCGGAAAATCCACAGAAGGATAGGCTCTCAGATATTGCTTCCGGAGAAGCTCCCGAGGAACTGTCAAAGAAGCACAGGCTTCGAATGTCGGAAAATCCACAGAAGGATAGGCTCTCAGATATTGCTTCCGGAGAAGCTCCCGAGGAACTGTCAAAGAAGCACAGGCTTCGAATGTCGGAAAATCCACAGAAGGATAGGCTCTCAGATATTGCTTCCGGAGAAGCTCCCGAGGAACTGTCAAAGAAGCACAGGCTTCGAATGTCGGAAAATCCACAGAAGGATAGTCTCTCAGATATTGCTTCCGGAGAAGCTCCGGAGGAACTGTCAAAGAAGCACAGGCTTCGAATGTCGGAAAATCCACAGAAGGATAGGCTCTCAGATATCGCTTCCGGAGAAGCTCCTGAGGAACTGTCAAAGAAGCACAGGCTTCGAATGTCGGAAAATCCACAGAAGGATAGGCTCTCAGATATTGCTTCCGGAGAAGCTCCCGAGGAACTGTCAAAGAAGCACAGGCTTCGAATGTCGGAAAATCCACCGAAGGATAGGCTCTCAGATATTGCTTCCGGAGAAGCTCCCGAGGAACTGTCAAAGAAGCACAGGCTTCGAATGTCGGAAAATCCACAGAAGGATAGTCTCTCAGATATTGCTTCCGGAGAAGCTCCCGAGGAACTGTCAAAGAAGCACAGGCTTCGAATGTTGGAAAATCCACAGAAGGATAGTCTATCAGATATTGTTTCCGGAAATGCTTCTGAAAAGGCTCAGAGATTGTCAAAGAGAGAAAGACTGATACTATCTTGGCTCAGAGGGTAG